The genomic window TATTGGAGTAGTCATATGCCAAGAACTAGTTTTGATACTGCTTATTGTAGCTCTTATTtctctatattaatataagaacTGCGTATTTCTTCCAGACTCggtaaattagttattttaagtgataataatttttgagcaTAGGATTTGCCTAGAGGATCTGATCTTAGAGATGCCATACCACCCCCTCCAAGAGAGTTTTTTAGTAGGAAATTGAATCCGTGGATACCCGGAACATCATATCGTATAACAGAGTCATCGCTCATATCATCATCAATAAAGTCTCTAAAGTAATCTTTAACTACTTTCTCAGTAACAAACTTTCGAATATAAGGTAAGAAGGCTGGATGACGAGCAATGAGTCCTATATTACATGAATTACCTTTATCACCACTTCTTGCAAATACCAAATCTTCCAAATCATGTGTATGTGAACCCGAAGCTAAAGTAAAATCTTCTGTTGAGTCCTCTCTTTGACCTTCAGATATAACATCACAATGCTCTGATGTATCAGGAATGTGtgtaaatatatcttcattGACTTTGATTTCTCCAGGTAATAGAGACTTtggatacaaaaatgaaaatagtctTAGGAGAGGGACAGCCTTTGGCCTACCTCCAATCATACTAGTAAGTCCAGGAGTCATTCCTGTACCTGCAGATGCAATCTCTCTTGACCACAATGCAATTGCTTTTTTGTCTGAATGATGGACACTAAGCCAAATCATGGCATCCTCAGAACTACCAAGAACCTGAACGTGCGTTCTTTCAAAGGGCGATAAtccggatttttttaaaatcattgaaGTTCGATTCATAATGGAATCTGCTGTTTTACGCCCTTTAGCTTTTGAATCACCCCCTGACACAAGACATGCTACTGTACCCTTATAACCATCTAAATATGTGGCACAAACTTTATAAGTTGAAGTAGGAGGCTTCCCTAAAGCACCAGATATACGAACGCCATCTTTCTCAGACTCTATCGACACTTGTGAAAAGTCGCATGTGACATCCGGTAGAACATAATTAGTAGGGTCACCGATTTCATATAGCATTTGCTCAGAAACTGTTGCGGGGTTGATTATGCCACCAGTGCCTTTAGGTTTTGTTAAGAACAGGGATTGTCCAGATTTATCTGCAGATACGATTGGAAATCCGAGATTTTCGTAAGATGGAACATTAAACCAGTCAGTAAATAGACCCCCAGTAGCCTGTCCCCCACATTCGATTAAATGACCAGCAAGAGAACCTAAAGCAAGACGATCCCAATCCTTCCAATCAAAGGAGTGAATAAAGGGAGCTAGAGCAAGGGCACTATCTGCTGTACGTCCAGTAATAACTATATCAGCTCCCTGATCCAGAGCTGTAACGATTGGCCCTGCACCGAAATAAGCAGTCATTGATGTAATTTTGGAAGGAAGTGATTCATTTGAGAACATTTCACGCACACCATTAAATTGAATGTCCTTCCGCCCAAGAAGGTTATCCCCTGACACAgttgcaatttttaaatcaactcCAGTCTCCTTGCATGCTTCTCTAATAGATTTAGCACATGCTTCAGTGTTGATTCCACCAGCATTGGTAATGACTTTAATACctagatttaaaattaatatttatgagcatagataaatatattctattttaatatcTGAACCAGATATtgtatataatgattaaaaaccTTTTTCCTTAATATCGGACAAATAAGGTCCAATTCCAGCGGATACAAAATCAGGGGCATAACCAAGGGCAGGATTTTTCATTTTAGCAGATGATAGTAGACTCATCGTTAATTCAGAAAGGTAATCATAGACCACGTAGTCCACTTCCTTCTCTGCCCCCTTGAAAAATTGTCGAGGGGCAGTGGGAGTATCACCCCAGAATCCCGAGGCGCATCCAACACGAATTGAATGATATCTAAATGATCCATAAGAATAAAGAGCCTTGGATCGGAGCATTTTTTAAGcttgtttcttttattaattttatatttatagctgCAGGCAGCTacatgaaatataaacataactCGGGTTGGACAACAAATTGTGATGGAATTGATAGAATCATGTGCTTAAAAGAGATTTATCCCatgaatatgattaatttataacgtgtgttatatttgtaaatgtaattaaaatcaatattgatttgataatataatgagtatatattaataattattatttatttgagaaatatgGAGGGACATCTGGTATGCATGTGTAGTAATACTACAAGCAGAACAAGGCTCAATTAATTTGAGATTACATTATCGTGCTTAATacattgacatttttatatgaaaattcaCAACAAGAACTATTGTTACAATGATAAGTCCCTAGGAATACAATTGCCAATAactatactaaatatatacataaaatcgATCAACACGAGGTTCCGTTGCCggcttttattttaatatcataataaaaaaaaatatatatataatttgaacatCTATTTATTGCAGGAGGTGTAAGGAAAAGTTGTGAAAATTCTTGTTTTACTTCATTAGACCCTTACTTGACATCGTATTTTGAACATTAAGAAATACAACTTGAACACCTGTAAGAGGGAGAAAACCTAAAATCGGAATTCACTAGCAGGACTGAGGAAGAAGCAACACGAATCgggaatattgaataataattaatatggaaCATTATCATCAGTGAGGCTACCCTTGATAATAATATCCAATATGAAGACTGTGTTTATGGTAGCTGAGAAGCCTGCATTGGCTAACTCAATCTCCATGATACTTTCTGACAGAAAGGCGACGTCACATCGTGGATCTATCTCATCTTGCCAAATATATGAATGGAAAGGAAGCTTCACTGCTCCAAATCGAAATCATTCTGAGAATGTGAACTTTCGAATGACCTCGGTCTGTGGTCATGTTCTCACCACGGACTTTCATAGCCAATATAACAATTGGACCAAATTTCCACCCATCACACTCTTTGACGCTCCCattgaaaaaaaggtatttcatatttatttacgaTCCTTTTTTTCacgattttttcattaattttcattttaatacttatattaattattatgtatcataatttattcatcactccatattttcaaactttagGAGGCGGATTCCAAAATGAAAATGCTTCATTTTCTCTCCCATGAATCAAAAGGAGCTGAAATCCTCGTCTTATGGCTGGATTGCGATTTAGAAGGAGAGAACATTTGCTTTGAAGTGATCAATGCCGTCAACATGAGAAACCCAAGTATTTAT from Lepeophtheirus salmonis chromosome 1, UVic_Lsal_1.4, whole genome shotgun sequence includes these protein-coding regions:
- the LOC121124487 gene encoding uncharacterized protein, producing MLRSKALYSYGSFRYHSIRVGCASGFWGDTPTAPRQFFKGAEKEVDYVVYDYLSELTMSLLSSAKMKNPALGYAPDFVSAGIGPYLSDIKEKGIKVITNAGGINTEACAKSIREACKETGVDLKIATVSGDNLLGRKDIQFNGVREMFSNESLPSKITSMTAYFGAGPIVTALDQGADIVITGRTADSALALAPFIHSFDWKDWDRLALGSLAGHLIECGGQATGGLFTDWFNVPSYENLGFPIVSADKSGQSLFLTKPKGTGGIINPATVSEQMLYEIGDPTNYVLPDVTCDFSQVSIESEKDGVRISGALGKPPTSTYKVCATYLDGYKGTVACLVSGGDSKAKGRKTADSIMNRTSMILKKSGLSPFERTHVQVLGSSEDAMIWLSVHHSDKKAIALWSREIASAGTGMTPGLTSMIGGRPKAVPLLRLFSFLYPKSLLPGEIKVNEDIFTHIPDTSEHCDVISEGQREDSTEDFTLASGSHTHDLEDLVFARSGDKGNSCNIGLIARHPAFLPYIRKFVTEKVVKDYFRDFIDDDMSDDSVIRYDVPGIHGFNFLLKNSLGGGGMASLRSDPLGKSYAQKLLSLKITNLPSLEEIRSSYINIEK